TGGAAAAGACAAAAGTGGCTACAGCTGGGGTCAGTGGGGCTGTTTGCAGGTCCAGTCTTCTCTGCCCTCTCAAACTAAGATGGTAAAACAGTAGACCTACTTCTTTGAGTACTTACCTTTATTCACAGAATTGTACTATATGAGTGCTGGGCTAAATGAGGTTTacaagatagagatagagattatTATACTCCTTCCTGGCCAGCCAAACTTCATTTAGTGGCTAAGCTAAGTTTAAATATGTACCTCAGAGTAACTATGGTGGAGAAACAAGTTTGTGCTTTGTCCTTTGGGTACAAAAGTCACCAATAGAACTTGCAATCCTTTAGCAGGCAGAAAAACGTTTAGCACCTCATTACTAAATATAGGGAGCTCCTCTTCCCTccaacccctcccccactcctatCCTTTTCCTAGCCTCTGTTAGACTCTGTACAAAAATTcctacacacacacccccacatcACCACCAGCCGCTTGGTTCAGTTTTACCTTTGGGGCCCTACAGTTGAAACTTTAGTCTGCTACAGTGAGAAATGGGGGCTGAGTCTGGAATGAGGCAAGGGAAGACTTCTGTTGAGTGATGCCTGGGTTATTAGAAGGCACTAAGCCCTGGGCTGGGGGAGGTAGGTGGGAATGCAAGGACTTGGCTTTAATCTCTGCCTGGCCTGCTGGTAGTTCACAGACTGCTGGGACCGGTGAGACCCTGAGCCAGCTCCAAAGATATTATCTGATCTGGCTGAAGCAGTGAGCCCTACTCACGTTTTGTTCCTCTAATTCCAGCTCGTACTGCACACAAAACAGCAGCTTGGGGGTAATAAAAGTTGAAGAGTTAGAAGATGAGGGCAGCATGTTCTATCTTTGGAAGAGGTAGGGGTGAGAAGTCACCTAGACTGTATAGGTCAGTTCCTAGCTATTTATCAGGGGTGAGAAGTTACTAGGGTCtgggaatagtcaggtgggaccTGTAGTATCTACCAAGATTAACTGGTACTAGTGTCCATTCCATGTGGAAAAAGAGCAGAGGATTGAGGTTTCTCTGACTCGGGCCTAGCTCCTTCCTTACATGTGCAGAGAAAGGGCAGTGTTCTAAGAAAAAGAGCAGTGAATTTTGGGTCAGAGAAGTTGGATTCAAAGGCTGGTTTTTTGCTGTATTTGACTTTGAGGAAGTTAACCTTTCTGACTCTCAATTGTCCCAACATAAAATGATGGGGGTTTATTAGaccatttccagctctaaatcccaaTGAGGCAAGGACAGGTAAAAGAAATACTTTGTTTAAGGAGGATTATAATTCTCCCAAGGGCCACAAACAGGGGCTCTGAACTGGTATCTTTGAAAAAATATTAGATCATAAACGGGTTAGGAACTGGAGTTGAGCACTCAACCAAGACCCACTTTTTTCAACCTTTTGGTTCCAAACCCCTATCTCTACAATTTGAAAACCTCCTTAGGTTAAGATTGATTTGGGATAAGGAAGAAATGTGTGCCTTTGGGGCTCCCTGGCTAGGCCAAGAATGGGGTGGAATGGCTGAGATAGGGCAGGGAAAGTATTAGCAATTCCAAAGATGGCCAGAAATAGAGGGTGTGGGATTTGGTTCTTTCCCTACAGGTTAAGGTAATTTCTTAATGTCAGAGATAGTTCTTCACTTGCCCTTAGTTAAAACAAACTCAGGAGAATCTTGCATCTGGGGCAATACTTTGGAAACAACACTGCAGTTTCAGGATGGCCAGAACAGATGGCCACCTCTGAGCACCCTGTGGCTCAGCTCAGGTCATCTCTGATTGCTCCTCTGCCGCCATCTTGTGGCCATATGGAGAGCAGCAAGGTAATGCCAGGGTTGGGTTGAGTACTGCTAAATCATGGAGGAAAGCACTGctctattactactactaattaGAACTTAACATCAGGGCCCACACACATCAGGAAGAGTGTGCTCTGAGGTCAGGTGTACAGAGAAGCTAGAGAACCGTCCAGAGCTCTCAGGCCAGGTCATACTGTCCAGTCCCAAGGATTCTTCTGGGTTCTTTCTCTCCCAAACCTGCTATTCCCCATTCTTGAGGCTTCTCTGAACTCGGTCTAGATTTCACATGCTAGTGGCATTCtccacacatagtaggcatgccCAGGAGGCACAGTAGGGTCATGCTGGCTGTAGATCTTCGTAGTTACATGCTTCATGGATCTCTCCTATCCCTGATTCCAAATGGGGTCTTCCTTTATCTTTACTTCAGCAAAGCTGCTCCCATCAAAAGTTAAGTTCAATCTAGTCAATGATCTATAGGTTTTTTAATTCTCCTGGTcagggagagaagagacttttCCTAGACTAGCCTTTGAGGAATGGTTTGCCAAGGAAACTCTAGGACTGTAAGGTCTGTGTCCTTATAGCACAGGCTATTATGGGGACTTGGACTAGATTTCTCCATCCATCCAAGAGTCTTCCCTACAAGACCAGGCCACCTAGTAGGGCTCCCAGGAAGATCAGCAACTGTTAGCCTGGTGGCTCCACCAGCTCCCATCTCTGTACTGTTTCTCTTCCATATGGCCAGTCTGCTCCAGAAGCCATTGTCTCTCTGGCTCACTAAGCAGTAGCCTCAGTGTCACCTCTTGAAAAATGTTGTTTATAGTCACCTATGAAagccaaggaaaacaaaactagGTCCAAGCCCCTAACCACTGGGCTAACCCCCTTAACATCCCAACCTCTCTCCATCTAATACTCTTACCTGCTCGAAGTGAAGCTTTTTAAACATGCATATGCTAGGCTCATTTCCTTGTCCAATTTTGGCTTCAAACTTCTTGATACCTAGTGTGGTCATTCCTTCCAGGGCATGGCAGAGAAAAAGGAACACATTCTGCtgataaaacaaaaaaggactcccttcccccacttccccagGCCTGACTCCTCTCCCCATAACCTCATTAGGGTCTTATAGTTGGAAGACAGCCTATGACCCAGTAATGTAAAATCAAGGTCCGGGCCAAAGCTCCAGAGTCATCCCTTCACCATCCCAGACCAAATATTTATCCTCCATATATACATAGCCCAAGTGGTTGACTGGCTTGTCCTTACCATAAGCCATCATCATCAGAACTGCCTCTGTGCCAAACCCCCTGCGTCGATAGCTGGGCTCTGAAGGAAATAGGAGAGATGGAGTGGTTCTTTTGAGAGAGACTGAAGTTTAAGAAGCAGAGGGAAGGGCTCCTTACCTCTTGACTCTGGGAAAGCTCTCAGAATAACTACCTATGTCCAAGAACTGACCTACCAGAGCAGTATCATCAGAAAATATGGATTTAGAGCCTGTTTCCACCAGTGATTACCAAGATGAACTTAGACAAGTCACACCATCTCTCTAGGCttcaatttccctatctgtaaaacaaCGGGATTGGAGCATATGGGAattctctttcaattctaaattctattatCCCATGAGAAAGGAAAGGTGACATCCTAGCAAAAGGGAAATGAAGTTGTCATGACATCCCAAGGGGCTATGATTTTTCCCTAGGGGAGTTGCCCAGCAAAAAACTGCAGAACATTCCAGGAGTCACCCTGAACCCAGCCAGGTACCTGGTCTTCTGCAGAGGTTCTCCTGGCTGAGTGAGGACCCACCCGGCTTCAAAGTAATTTAAGACAACTAAGGGGGGGACgaggggggaagagggggcaGGGATTAGGACAGTGTAGGGAGATGAGAAACAAGGGAAGAGTAAAGCAAGATGAAATATACCAGCAATCATGACCTCAATCTCCCCCAAAGTTGGGTCCTGCAAGTCCGTAAGGAACAAATTCACGTCTCCCACCATGCAGCTCTCTTCAGCCAAGTCGGGCTGTGCCTGCCATTTCTCTGCATCCAGCACAATAAAGGTACATTCTGGTGGACAGATGGGGTTTAGACTTACAACGAGACCTCCAAAATACTCTCTCACTTCTCCCCGTAAGGAAAGCAATGTTCTCCCAGCCtctggaagggagaagaaaataagcCCCAGAGCCTCAAGCTTGAGAGTGACATGAAATCCAGGCATTCTCCAAATGTAGCCATGCCTAGCAGGCAAATGACTCAGGGAAGGAAGCATAATACAGTCAGGTCAGCTGATAGGGATATGGTGCTTAGATTTGGGGCCAGAGGAAAGTAGTTTTGCCTTCTCTAAACCAATCTTGGACTCATTGCCTTCCTTCCACCTGAAGGAGAGCCAAGTGCAAAAGAAAGACCTTCCTTTTTCTCAGGCAGTAGCATCTAGGCAAATAGATGAAAATACTGAGTAGAAGCAAGTAGCTCTAGCAAGATGCACCTCTACCAGAGCCATCCTGGGTGAACAATAGGGCCCAAGGACCCAGGCCTCCCATaaacctctccccacccctaccctcagTGCCTCACTATCAGTATCTTCTCGCCAGCTGCTCTGCATTGCATACTCCTGCTCCAGAGTCAGAGGCTCTGAGGCTGTCAGCTGCtgcagctcctctgacttcaTCCATTCATGATATCTGCAGGGAAAGCAGGCAAAATCTAAGAAATGAGGCAACCTGATCTGATAAATGTACCCTGGAACTCTGTGGGGGTGGGGCAGTATAAACACTACTACTGCTCAGAGACCTCATGCAGTGATGGTTGTCAAGGGGTTAGGAACAGTAGCAATGGAAGGGCCATGAGCTGCCCACAAAGGACAGGACCAAAGGCACTGGTCACTGAGGTCAGGCCAGCCCTGGAGCATCATACACAGGGATCAGCTCAGCCTTCCTGCCAGTCCCTTACAAGGAATTATCAAAGGGGATCAGCTTGGGGTCACAAACATTCCAGGAATTCCTGAGTGAAAGTAAAGCACAGTAAGTTGACCTTTCCAAAGTCGGCTGGGCAAGTATCCACAAAGTCAGGCCACAACTAAGCTTTTGCAAGGATTTGGTTCATGGCTGCTCCCATCCCCTTACTGAAGAAGTACAAGCCATGCAGGCTTCTACTATTCACCAGGTACTCTACGGCTGCTCCCTTGAGAGAAGACACCCTGCAGTCAGGAACTGTACTGGCTTTTAAAATTAATCTAATGTTAATATAAGATTCTCAGACTCACTGACATCAATAGAACATTACTGCCTTACAATTGGGGATGAGAGGGCaagttcttttttctcctttgtcataCATCAAAAAGTTCATTATTTCATTAGTGGAGTATTTACTCCAAACTCTCAGATTGaaaatcaattcaattaaatgagcaattattaagcatctcTTAATGTGCTGAGGACagataggtagcacagtgaagagagtactgagcctgaagtcagagagactcatgttcctgagctcaaatctggccttatatacttcctggtcaagttacttaaccttctttgcctcagtttcctcatctgtcaaatgaattggagaaggaaatggtgaaccactccagtatctccaccaagaaaatcccaaagttttcatgaaaagttggacacgactgaacaacaacaaagaggtaCTTGAGATACAAAGGTAAATAAgatagtccctttcctcaaggggTAAGTTTACCTTCTACTGGACATAGATACTTATCTTCATGAAAGACCTGTGGCCCTACCTCATCACTTGGTAACCAGACTTATGATAAACCTTTCTGGATTTAACTAAACTGATTACTGGATGACAAGATAACACTTGAAGTTTTCTAGCTTGCTACAACCTGTTTGTGTTCTCCTTGGGTCACACCCACTCCAATAACAATGCTTCATGGGAATAACACTAAGAGAAATTTATTTCAATACCAAGAATTTATCTAAAACATCTTCTGAAGGCCTGagagtgaaaaataaaatcaagtatgTTTATGGGGAAGGAAAAGTACTCATGGGGTCACTAGCAGGTCTTCCACTTCAGATTCTGTTTCCCTTTGAATATTACATTATTTCACATGACTAATGCCCCTTTCAGGAAAAAAGGAACTGGACTTTTCTTCAAGTTTTCCACATTCCAGAAGCTCAGGGCTGGCTCTGGGATGTTCATTCAATTCTTCAAACATGGGGGAACTGAAGGAATACAAACAcgaaaatagagaaaagagacaATCCTTGCCCACAAGGAACTTCATATTCTACTGGGGAGTGGTATGTCTGGAGAAGGCGTCTGAGGGAATCCAACATaatcacaaataaataaattcaaaatatgtaTGAAATAGTTTCAAGAGTGAGACACCATTAATaactgaggggatcaggaaacaCCTGGTTCAGTACATAGCAACTGAGCTGTCTTCTGAAGGAAGCTACAAATTCTAAGATAATCCTTATATATcaatacatacattatattaGAACATTAGACTGTGAAGTCCTTGGGAGCAGAAactgtttacctttctttgtaacacCAGCCTGGTACATGATacgcacttaatacatgtttgttcaCTGGACATTATATTAATCTGGGTGGTAATAGTTACAGTCATGTGACAGTAGGAGGGGGAGTACTACCTGGGTACATGCTCTGCAGTGTAGGGTACCAGGATCACCTTCTGTCCCAGCAGCATAGTATTCTGATTCACCTTCATGGTTGTACCACAAAGATGGGATTTCCTCTTCCTGTA
The DNA window shown above is from Notamacropus eugenii isolate mMacEug1 chromosome 2, mMacEug1.pri_v2, whole genome shotgun sequence and carries:
- the NAT9 gene encoding alpha/beta-tubulin-N-acetyltransferase 9, producing MKVNQNTMLLGQKVILVPYTAEHVPRYHEWMKSEELQQLTASEPLTLEQEYAMQSSWREDTDKCTFIVLDAEKWQAQPDLAEESCMVGDVNLFLTDLQDPTLGEIEVMIAEPSYRRRGFGTEAVLMMMAYGMTTLGIKKFEAKIGQGNEPSICMFKKLHFEQVTINNIFQEVTLRLLLSEPERQWLLEQTGHMEEKQYRDGSWWSHQANSC